A genomic window from Patescibacteria group bacterium includes:
- a CDS encoding SMC-Scp complex subunit ScpB: protein MNLDARIEAILFFKGEPISLKELGALLKASEEEIASALLVLEERIVVGGLRLLKKDGEVMLGTAPEMSGCIEGMIKSDLHKDLGKAGIETLAIVLYLGPVTRSKVDYIRGVNSAFIVRNLMIRGLVEKEQNPNDQRSFLYKPTFELLSYLGVTEAKALPEYESVRQEIEGFEKHQKEEGDTEKAGLQEEDIFETNEMDES from the coding sequence ATGAATTTAGACGCCCGCATAGAAGCAATATTATTTTTTAAAGGAGAGCCGATCTCTCTTAAGGAACTTGGCGCTCTTCTTAAAGCAAGCGAAGAGGAAATTGCTTCCGCGCTTTTGGTGCTTGAAGAGCGTATCGTCGTGGGCGGCTTGCGACTCCTAAAGAAAGATGGAGAGGTGATGTTGGGGACTGCGCCCGAAATGTCAGGTTGTATTGAAGGAATGATCAAAAGTGACCTCCATAAAGATCTGGGGAAGGCGGGAATAGAAACATTGGCCATCGTTCTCTATCTTGGCCCGGTTACGCGAAGCAAGGTAGACTACATCCGCGGGGTAAACTCCGCTTTTATCGTACGCAACCTCATGATCCGCGGACTTGTTGAGAAAGAGCAAAATCCAAATGATCAGCGTAGCTTCCTCTATAAGCCAACGTTTGAACTTCTTTCCTACTTGGGGGTCACCGAGGCGAAAGCTCTGCCGGAATACGAGAGCGTCAGGCAGGAAATAGAGGGGTTTGAAAAACATCAAAAGGAAGAAGGGGATACGGAAAAGGCGGGCTTGCAGGAAGAGGATATTTTTGAAACAAACGAAATGGATGAGAGTTAG
- a CDS encoding segregation/condensation protein A → MAAVYRIKTGVFEGPLDLLLSLIEKRKLFINDISLAAVADDFMAHIRTFDNLPIKDTAHFLLVASTLVLIKSKSLLPALTLTEEEKGNIEDLEERLRTYRRMREVSMYIKSRFGKNIIFARMPLKHIDPVFSPDENTDAPNLLSAIKRVLVSLPIKEIIPETVVRKIISLEEVMDTLTRRITASMSMSFREFSEAGRKEKAHVIVSFLAMLELVKQGAISVRQEKHFTDINMESRSIGVPMYN, encoded by the coding sequence ATGGCAGCCGTATATAGAATAAAAACCGGAGTGTTTGAAGGCCCGCTTGATCTCCTTCTTTCGTTGATAGAAAAACGAAAGCTTTTTATTAACGATATTTCGCTCGCGGCGGTCGCGGATGATTTTATGGCGCATATCCGCACGTTTGATAATCTGCCGATCAAAGATACGGCACATTTTCTTTTGGTTGCTTCCACTTTGGTTCTTATCAAGTCAAAGTCGCTCTTGCCCGCGCTGACGCTTACAGAGGAGGAGAAAGGGAATATTGAAGATTTAGAAGAGCGCCTACGGACGTATAGGCGAATGCGCGAGGTTAGCATGTACATCAAGAGCCGCTTCGGCAAGAATATCATCTTTGCCAGAATGCCTCTAAAGCACATTGACCCTGTTTTTTCTCCCGACGAGAATACCGATGCGCCCAATCTTCTGTCGGCGATAAAAAGAGTGCTGGTGTCATTGCCCATAAAGGAGATTATCCCGGAGACAGTGGTGAGAAAGATCATAAGCCTGGAGGAGGTCATGGATACATTGACCCGGCGTATCACTGCAAGTATGAGTATGAGCTTCCGAGAATTTTCCGAAGCGGGGAGAAAAGAGAAGGCTCACGTTATCGTCAGTTTCCTGGCGATGCTTGAGCTGGTGAAGCAGGGCGCCATAAGTGTGAGGCAAGAAAAACATTTTACCGATATTAACATGGAGTCGCGCAGTATTGGCGTACCGATGTATAACTAA
- the aspS gene encoding aspartate--tRNA(Asn) ligase: MQRILINKLHDHIGKEVTIAGWVDVRRDHGKLIFIDLRDRSGTVQMVALPNHADAHKLAGTARSEWALEVNGIVNKRPEKMVNSGLPTGDIEIEITDIKVLSEAAEIPFEKDVADLNIDTYLDNLPFTLRREKSRAMLRVQTRLIQAFRAFLSGEEFAEIQVPKLTGGDAEGGAAVFEVQYFDHKACLATSPQLYKQIMVGVLERVFTTTSVYRAEKHSTTRHLNEYTSMDLEYAFIKDHTDIMDLEERMLRFMMNDLREHCADAFKLFSAEIPTIPEKIPRLKLREAQEILDTEYGQKCKGESDLEPQHERMLCEYAKKKYDSDFIFVSHYPVSKRPFYTYEDEEDPGYTKSFDLLFRGLEVTTGGQRINNYEQLVSNIKKWKLDPEHFAFYLQAFKYGMPPEGGLAIGLERLTARLLGIENIKEATLFPRDMNRIDTLLSK, encoded by the coding sequence ATGCAACGAATACTCATCAACAAATTGCACGACCATATCGGGAAAGAAGTAACCATCGCCGGATGGGTTGATGTGCGCCGCGATCACGGAAAACTTATTTTCATAGATCTGCGAGACCGAAGCGGCACCGTACAGATGGTGGCGTTACCGAATCACGCGGATGCGCATAAACTTGCGGGCACCGCGCGCAGCGAGTGGGCGCTTGAAGTGAACGGTATTGTGAATAAGCGCCCGGAGAAAATGGTGAATTCGGGTCTGCCGACGGGGGATATAGAGATAGAGATCACGGACATTAAAGTCCTTTCGGAGGCGGCGGAGATCCCTTTTGAAAAAGATGTTGCCGACCTTAATATTGATACCTATTTAGACAACCTGCCGTTTACTCTGCGTCGTGAAAAAAGCAGAGCGATGCTTCGCGTGCAGACACGACTTATACAGGCATTTCGCGCGTTTCTTTCAGGTGAAGAGTTCGCGGAAATACAGGTGCCAAAACTTACCGGCGGCGACGCAGAAGGCGGTGCGGCCGTGTTTGAAGTGCAGTATTTTGACCATAAGGCGTGTTTGGCGACGAGTCCGCAGCTCTACAAGCAAATAATGGTGGGTGTCCTGGAGCGCGTGTTCACTACCACGAGCGTGTATCGCGCGGAAAAACACAGCACGACCCGCCACCTTAATGAATACACAAGTATGGATCTTGAATATGCTTTCATCAAAGATCATACGGATATTATGGACCTTGAAGAGAGGATGCTTCGCTTTATGATGAATGATCTGCGGGAGCATTGTGCCGACGCCTTCAAACTTTTCTCTGCGGAAATACCGACGATCCCTGAAAAGATACCGCGCCTGAAGCTTCGCGAGGCGCAGGAAATACTGGATACGGAGTATGGGCAGAAATGCAAAGGAGAGTCCGACTTGGAGCCCCAGCACGAACGAATGCTTTGCGAATATGCAAAAAAGAAATACGATTCCGATTTTATTTTCGTGTCCCATTATCCCGTTTCAAAACGGCCGTTTTACACATACGAAGATGAAGAAGACCCGGGATACACAAAGAGCTTTGATCTGCTTTTCCGCGGTCTTGAAGTAACGACCGGCGGGCAACGCATCAATAATTACGAACAACTGGTTTCAAATATAAAAAAATGGAAATTGGATCCGGAACACTTCGCGTTTTATTTGCAGGCATTCAAATATGGTATGCCGCCGGAGGGCGGACTCGCGATCGGGCTTGAACGGCTCACCGCGCGTCTTTTGGGTATTGAAAATATAAAAGAGGCAACACTTTTCCCGCGAGACATGAACAGAATCGACACTCTGCTTTCCAAATAA
- the trpS gene encoding tryptophan--tRNA ligase, translated as MESEKKVLLSGVKPTGKAHIGNYFGALRQFVDLQDTYQSYIFVANYHALTTVRDAEKLRNYTLDIVLDYLAIGLDPQKTTIFLQSDVPEVTELAWIFNCITTMPYLSRAHAFKDAEAKSKEVNVGTFDYPLLMAADILIQDADVVPTGADQKQHIEIARDTAEKFNNMFGNTFKVPEPLILEKVKTVPGTDGRKMSKSYGNTIPLFGTDEEVKKAVMSIVTDSKTPAEPKDPETCNIFALHKLFSGDQIADLEKRYRGGGMGYKESKEILIERIIGFIAPLRARREELAKDKNQVLQILKNGGEIARSAAKAKMLEVKTKVGLQ; from the coding sequence ATGGAAAGTGAAAAGAAAGTACTTCTTTCGGGGGTGAAACCGACAGGAAAGGCTCATATTGGGAACTATTTTGGCGCTTTGAGGCAGTTTGTTGACCTGCAGGATACCTACCAGTCGTATATTTTTGTTGCCAATTATCATGCTCTGACGACGGTTCGTGACGCTGAAAAATTGCGTAACTATACTTTGGATATTGTGCTTGATTATCTCGCAATCGGCCTGGATCCGCAAAAAACAACCATTTTCCTCCAGTCCGATGTTCCGGAAGTGACCGAACTTGCGTGGATATTCAACTGCATCACAACCATGCCGTATCTCTCACGCGCCCATGCGTTCAAGGATGCAGAAGCGAAAAGCAAAGAAGTGAATGTGGGTACTTTTGATTATCCTCTGCTCATGGCGGCTGATATCTTGATACAGGATGCCGATGTCGTGCCGACGGGAGCCGACCAAAAACAGCACATTGAGATCGCGCGGGACACGGCCGAAAAATTCAATAACATGTTCGGCAACACATTTAAAGTACCCGAACCGCTTATTCTTGAGAAGGTTAAAACAGTGCCGGGAACCGACGGACGAAAGATGAGCAAAAGCTATGGCAACACGATTCCGCTGTTCGGGACTGACGAAGAGGTCAAGAAGGCGGTCATGTCCATTGTGACCGACTCCAAGACGCCCGCAGAACCGAAAGATCCCGAAACATGCAACATTTTTGCTCTCCACAAACTTTTTAGCGGTGATCAGATTGCGGATCTGGAAAAGCGATATCGCGGGGGAGGGATGGGCTACAAAGAGTCAAAAGAAATCTTAATAGAGCGTATCATTGGTTTTATTGCTCCTTTGCGAGCGCGCCGAGAGGAACTCGCGAAAGATAAGAACCAAGTTTTGCAGATTCTTAAGAACGGCGGCGAGATCGCCCGCTCTGCCGCCAAAGCAAAAATGCTTGAAGTAAAAACAAAGGTCGGTCTTCAGTAA
- a CDS encoding DUF397 domain-containing protein, whose amino-acid sequence MKEPRNPHEVDGFKTSSITRYLPIKTCVAVRIGGTAVDIRDTKDSSSPTLSFTRDEWSAFIQGVKKGEFDV is encoded by the coding sequence ATGAAAGAACCACGCAACCCGCATGAAGTCGATGGCTTCAAGACCTCGTCCATCACCAGGTATCTCCCGATCAAGACCTGTGTTGCTGTTCGTATTGGCGGCACGGCGGTTGACATCAGGGATACCAAAGACTCTTCCAGCCCAACTCTCTCGTTCACTCGGGATGAGTGGAGCGCCTTTATCCAAGGCGTGAAGAAAGGAGAGTTTGATGTCTAA
- a CDS encoding ATP-binding protein, translated as MEIFAVFGLINGIVALIIGAFVFLKNRHSFENQLFTLFSVSIAVWSLSYWRWLSADILSDALFWIKFFTVGSIFIPPLYFHWIVRLLELEKLWRYLSYFFYFFSAIVLGSLALFPESVITAVGAKSFFLYWPEAGAIYATYIATYVASVLVSTIFLFNKYFTIADKTRKSQYLFLLWGSIIGFGGGATNFFLWYNIPIYPYGNFLVSVGLLFWGYAAARYSLFNAKIITTEFFTFILWIFIFTRFLLSETLRDWMITGITFTATVVFGIFLIRSVHGEVSARERTELLAKDLKKANERLKLLDEQKSEFVSIASHQLRSPLTAIKGYASLLLEGSYGKMSAKVAGPIHKILASSQSLVNVVEDFLNVARIEQGRMQYHLTPVDIKVLTRKIIDELKPNMDEKKLALVFKAGPGKENYVQADEGKIRQVILNVIDNAIKFTPKGNITISISRNNERHAVLFAIHDTGIGLPDEFKDELFGKFNRADNSNKVHANGSGIGLYLAREIVKAHQGRIWAQSEGEGKGTTFYIELPAV; from the coding sequence ATGGAAATATTTGCTGTTTTTGGACTTATTAATGGTATCGTCGCACTTATTATCGGTGCGTTCGTGTTTCTCAAGAACAGGCACTCATTTGAGAATCAACTCTTTACGCTTTTTAGCGTGTCAATTGCCGTTTGGTCTTTAAGTTATTGGAGATGGTTGTCTGCCGATATCTTGAGCGACGCATTGTTTTGGATAAAATTTTTTACCGTTGGATCTATTTTTATACCACCCCTCTACTTTCACTGGATCGTGCGCTTGCTTGAACTGGAGAAACTCTGGCGGTATTTGTCGTATTTTTTCTATTTTTTTTCGGCCATCGTACTAGGCTCGTTGGCCTTATTTCCTGAATCTGTCATCACCGCCGTCGGTGCTAAATCATTCTTTTTATATTGGCCGGAAGCAGGAGCAATATATGCCACCTATATTGCAACATATGTGGCCAGTGTTCTTGTGTCCACCATTTTTCTTTTCAATAAGTACTTCACCATCGCCGACAAGACCAGGAAGAGTCAATACTTATTTTTATTATGGGGATCCATTATCGGTTTTGGCGGAGGGGCAACAAACTTTTTCTTGTGGTACAACATCCCCATATATCCGTACGGCAATTTTTTGGTGAGCGTTGGATTATTGTTTTGGGGATATGCCGCCGCGCGATACAGTCTTTTTAACGCAAAAATCATCACAACCGAATTTTTCACGTTCATACTGTGGATCTTTATCTTCACTCGATTTCTTTTATCGGAAACTTTACGGGATTGGATGATAACCGGTATTACTTTCACAGCAACGGTCGTATTTGGAATTTTTCTTATCCGGAGCGTTCATGGAGAGGTTTCAGCAAGAGAACGGACAGAACTTTTGGCGAAAGACCTCAAAAAAGCGAACGAACGACTTAAATTGCTCGACGAGCAAAAGTCGGAGTTTGTTTCGATTGCGTCACATCAGTTGCGTAGCCCTCTTACGGCCATCAAGGGTTACGCGTCTTTGCTTTTGGAGGGGTCGTACGGGAAGATGTCCGCGAAGGTGGCGGGCCCGATACACAAAATACTTGCCTCAAGTCAGAGCCTGGTCAACGTTGTGGAGGATTTTCTTAATGTGGCGCGTATAGAACAAGGCCGGATGCAGTATCATTTGACGCCGGTAGACATCAAAGTCTTGACCCGAAAGATCATTGATGAATTGAAGCCGAATATGGACGAAAAAAAGCTCGCGCTTGTATTCAAAGCAGGCCCCGGAAAAGAAAATTACGTGCAAGCTGATGAGGGGAAAATACGTCAGGTAATTCTTAATGTTATTGATAACGCGATCAAATTTACGCCGAAAGGGAATATTACCATATCCATTTCAAGAAACAACGAGCGTCATGCGGTGCTCTTTGCGATACACGACACTGGTATCGGCCTCCCCGATGAATTCAAGGATGAGCTGTTTGGAAAATTCAATCGTGCCGATAATAGCAACAAAGTCCACGCCAACGGCTCGGGTATCGGTTTGTATCTCGCCCGGGAGATCGTGAAGGCGCACCAGGGGCGCATCTGGGCACAATCGGAAGGAGAAGGGAAGGGAACGACGTTTTACATTGAACTGCCGGCGGTGTAG
- a CDS encoding class I SAM-dependent methyltransferase, whose translation MNSVYCQCGKCEDVKVVIEDGKAYEKHGFLKKIYFYFFWLPFINLLPKNLCKWIFVSSNDHTKAIRETSKTYKSLELMYQYYKQPIMGAKERLVSSFWELSVINAGALRNRLALTKKELRNAIQERMNGSSRKIRILSVASGSARAVIEAIAELKLVGSAVEVRLVDISRSALDYSKGLASEFGVSSSVELIRADVRDVSKYCNGWNPDIIEMVGLLDYFNQPEAIQLVSALYDSLARNGAFITCNVNDNPEREFVTDVVNWAMVYRSRCQMAEVLLEGGFHPKDCTIFYEPFLIHGLAVANKNT comes from the coding sequence ATGAATTCGGTCTACTGCCAGTGCGGTAAATGCGAAGACGTGAAAGTTGTCATTGAAGACGGTAAGGCTTACGAAAAACACGGATTCCTGAAGAAGATTTATTTTTATTTCTTTTGGCTTCCGTTCATCAACCTGCTTCCTAAAAATCTCTGTAAGTGGATCTTTGTGTCGTCTAACGATCATACGAAGGCGATCCGAGAAACTTCAAAGACATACAAGTCTCTAGAGCTGATGTATCAGTACTACAAACAACCCATCATGGGTGCCAAGGAAAGACTGGTCTCTTCTTTTTGGGAGTTGAGTGTTATCAATGCGGGGGCGCTCAGGAACAGGCTCGCGTTAACAAAAAAGGAACTCAGGAACGCGATCCAAGAAAGAATGAATGGTTCTTCGCGGAAGATACGAATACTCTCTGTCGCTTCCGGTTCGGCCAGGGCGGTTATAGAAGCCATTGCTGAACTTAAGTTGGTTGGTAGCGCCGTTGAAGTAAGACTTGTTGACATAAGCAGATCAGCTCTGGATTACAGCAAGGGGCTTGCTTCGGAGTTCGGAGTAAGCAGTTCAGTAGAACTTATCAGGGCGGATGTACGAGATGTCAGCAAATATTGCAACGGTTGGAATCCTGACATTATCGAAATGGTAGGACTTCTTGATTATTTTAACCAGCCGGAAGCAATACAGTTGGTGAGCGCTCTGTATGATTCTCTCGCGAGAAACGGAGCATTCATCACCTGTAATGTGAACGACAACCCGGAAAGGGAATTTGTGACGGACGTCGTGAACTGGGCGATGGTGTATAGAAGCAGATGCCAAATGGCGGAAGTTCTTTTAGAGGGAGGGTTTCATCCGAAGGATTGCACGATCTTTTATGAACCTTTTCTTATCCACGGGTTGGCGGTTGCCAACAAAAATACTTGA
- the dnaJ gene encoding molecular chaperone DnaJ, translated as MGKDYYKILGVEEKASSEDIKKAFRKLAHKYHPDKSGGDELKFKELNEAYQVLSNKQKRAEYDTHGHAFNSAGGGQGFSGFSGGNQGFSGFGNAAQGFGGVEFDLGDIFSEFFGGAYQGGGTQTKRGRDISIDIEIPFKESVFGAQRKILITKTSVCKTCKGSGAKEGSKMKTCDLCNGKGRFNEVKKSFFGTFNTVRECSTCFGSGQVPEEKCFTCKGHCVTKGEYEALIHMPPGIRDGEVIRLSGKGEAVARGLSGDLYIKVRVTEHQVFRRDGENLHMDLYVKLSDALLGIEQNIVTLEGNMSVTIPPGTTLGEVLRVKGKGIPTGNNKRGDLLVHLNIELPKKLSKKAKALVEELKKEGI; from the coding sequence ATGGGAAAAGACTACTATAAAATTTTAGGCGTTGAGGAGAAAGCTTCATCGGAGGACATCAAAAAGGCCTTCCGGAAGCTTGCGCATAAATATCACCCTGACAAAAGCGGCGGCGATGAATTGAAGTTTAAGGAATTGAATGAAGCGTACCAAGTGCTTTCCAATAAACAAAAACGAGCGGAATATGATACCCATGGGCATGCGTTCAATAGCGCCGGCGGAGGGCAGGGATTCTCGGGATTCAGCGGAGGAAACCAAGGATTTTCAGGATTTGGCAACGCCGCCCAAGGTTTTGGGGGAGTTGAGTTTGATCTTGGCGACATCTTCAGTGAATTCTTTGGCGGTGCATACCAAGGGGGCGGCACGCAGACAAAGCGCGGTCGGGACATTTCCATTGATATTGAAATTCCTTTCAAGGAGTCTGTCTTTGGAGCACAGCGGAAAATATTGATTACCAAAACCTCGGTATGTAAAACATGCAAAGGGTCGGGAGCGAAGGAGGGTTCAAAGATGAAGACCTGCGATCTTTGCAACGGGAAAGGAAGATTCAATGAGGTTAAGAAATCTTTTTTTGGCACATTCAATACGGTGCGCGAATGCAGTACCTGTTTTGGTTCCGGACAAGTTCCTGAAGAAAAGTGCTTCACCTGCAAAGGTCATTGTGTGACAAAAGGAGAGTATGAAGCGCTTATCCACATGCCGCCCGGTATCAGAGACGGAGAAGTTATTCGTTTGTCCGGGAAAGGAGAGGCGGTGGCGCGCGGTCTTTCCGGCGATCTGTATATTAAAGTACGCGTGACAGAGCATCAGGTCTTTCGGCGCGACGGTGAAAACTTGCATATGGATCTCTATGTCAAACTATCTGACGCTCTTTTGGGAATAGAACAAAACATCGTGACCTTGGAGGGGAATATGAGCGTCACGATTCCGCCGGGTACCACTTTGGGAGAAGTGCTTCGAGTGAAGGGCAAGGGCATACCGACAGGGAACAATAAACGCGGCGACCTTCTTGTCCATCTGAACATAGAACTCCCTAAAAAATTATCGAAAAAAGCGAAAGCTCTCGTTGAAGAATTGAAGAAAGAGGGGATATAA
- the dnaK gene encoding molecular chaperone DnaK, with protein MSKILGIDLGTTNSAMAVVSGGEPTIIENTEGARTTPSVIALSKSNERLVGLIAKRQAVTNPINTLFGIKRLIGHKWSDAGVQRDTKTSPFTIEEGDNGGVKVKMGDKFYRPEEISAMVLQKFKHDAEAKLGETITEVVITVPAYFNDDQRKATKDAGKIAGFDVKRIINEPTAAALAYGFNKKKDEKIVVYDFGGGTFDVSVLEVGDDVIEVKSTDGDVHMGGEDIDQKVITWIADEFKKESGIDITKDVLALQRLKEAAEKAKHELSTTPETEINIPFVTSDASGPRHLMLKLSRAKLEELAREFIDKSIAITKRALGASPFGISDINEILLVGGQTRMPAIQNAVKELFGKEPNKSINPDEVVALGAAIQAGILQGDVKDILLLDVIPLSLGIETMGGVATKLIERNTTIPASKSQIFSTAADNQTSVEIHIVQGERPLAADNKSLGRFILDGIPPSPRGMPQVEVMFDVDANGILNVKAKDKTTNKEQSIRIEASSGLSAQDIERMKTEAQVHAAEDKQKKELIEAKNIAEQMTYTAEKALKDSAGKIPEEIKTSIEEKIKILREIKEKDNFETIKSATEGLSTEMQRIGEHLAKNAGTGTGSQGDGAEGNVRDAKFEEKPDQNGKDEEKQGEDGQKGNDK; from the coding sequence ATGAGTAAAATATTAGGAATTGATCTAGGAACAACAAATTCGGCAATGGCGGTTGTCTCAGGAGGAGAACCGACCATCATAGAAAACACGGAAGGCGCGCGCACGACGCCGTCCGTGATCGCTCTTTCCAAATCCAATGAGCGCCTTGTGGGACTCATTGCGAAAAGACAGGCGGTAACCAACCCTATTAATACTTTGTTCGGTATCAAGCGTCTTATCGGGCACAAATGGAGCGATGCGGGCGTCCAACGAGATACCAAGACATCCCCATTCACTATTGAAGAAGGCGATAATGGCGGCGTAAAGGTAAAAATGGGGGACAAGTTCTATCGCCCGGAAGAGATCTCCGCCATGGTGCTGCAGAAATTTAAGCACGATGCCGAAGCGAAGCTCGGTGAAACGATCACCGAAGTGGTTATCACCGTGCCGGCATATTTTAATGACGACCAACGAAAAGCGACAAAAGATGCCGGGAAAATAGCGGGATTTGACGTAAAGAGGATCATCAATGAACCCACGGCGGCGGCGCTCGCCTATGGGTTCAACAAGAAAAAGGATGAGAAAATCGTCGTATACGACTTTGGCGGCGGTACGTTTGACGTATCCGTACTTGAGGTGGGGGATGATGTGATAGAAGTGAAATCAACGGATGGCGATGTGCACATGGGCGGTGAGGACATTGACCAGAAAGTTATCACGTGGATTGCCGATGAATTTAAAAAAGAATCGGGTATTGATATTACCAAAGACGTGCTCGCGCTCCAGCGCCTCAAAGAAGCGGCAGAAAAGGCGAAACACGAGCTTTCCACCACGCCGGAAACAGAAATTAATATTCCGTTTGTCACTTCGGATGCATCCGGGCCGCGACACCTCATGTTGAAACTAAGTCGCGCAAAACTTGAAGAACTCGCGCGGGAATTTATTGATAAATCCATCGCGATCACTAAACGCGCGCTTGGAGCATCGCCTTTCGGTATTTCGGATATCAATGAGATCCTCTTGGTGGGAGGCCAGACGCGCATGCCCGCTATTCAAAATGCCGTGAAGGAGCTGTTTGGCAAGGAGCCGAACAAATCCATCAACCCCGATGAGGTGGTGGCGCTCGGCGCGGCAATCCAAGCAGGCATTTTGCAGGGAGACGTAAAAGATATCCTTTTGCTCGATGTCATCCCGCTTTCTTTGGGCATTGAGACCATGGGTGGTGTCGCGACAAAGCTGATAGAAAGAAATACAACGATTCCCGCGTCCAAATCGCAAATTTTCTCAACGGCCGCCGATAACCAGACATCGGTTGAGATTCACATTGTGCAAGGAGAACGCCCGCTGGCGGCTGATAACAAAAGTCTTGGACGGTTTATCTTGGACGGCATCCCACCCTCACCGCGCGGCATGCCGCAGGTGGAAGTGATGTTTGATGTGGATGCAAACGGCATCTTGAATGTGAAAGCAAAAGATAAGACAACAAACAAGGAGCAATCCATTCGCATTGAAGCAAGCTCGGGTCTCTCCGCGCAGGATATTGAACGCATGAAGACGGAGGCACAAGTGCACGCGGCAGAGGATAAGCAGAAAAAAGAGCTGATCGAAGCGAAGAATATTGCCGAGCAGATGACCTATACGGCAGAAAAAGCGCTCAAAGACAGCGCCGGCAAAATCCCCGAGGAGATAAAAACAAGCATTGAAGAAAAAATAAAAATACTTCGTGAAATAAAGGAGAAAGATAATTTTGAAACGATAAAAAGCGCGACCGAAGGACTCTCTACGGAAATGCAGAGGATCGGGGAACATCTCGCTAAGAATGCGGGAACGGGAACAGGTTCTCAAGGCGATGGGGCAGAAGGGAATGTGCGGGACGCGAAGTTTGAAGAGAAGCCGGACCAAAATGGAAAAGACGAAGAAAAACAAGGGGAAGATGGCCAAAAGGGGAACGATAAATAA
- a CDS encoding nucleotide exchange factor GrpE: MVKKTPHKQENDNVAKEPHVALDDVVFESEEDSGADALKKLRERLKTCVQEKQEYLDGWQRAKADFLNLKKETVAEKERFAKFATEDIIHELLVVLDSFGMAFGNTLAWEKVDKNWRTGVEHIYAQFMGVLEQNGVQVIDPKGEHFNPHEHASLEVIKTDKKEEDNTVAEVVQKGYRLRDKVIRAAQVKIKQYTE, encoded by the coding sequence ATGGTAAAGAAAACACCGCACAAACAAGAAAACGACAATGTTGCCAAAGAGCCTCACGTGGCATTGGACGACGTGGTGTTTGAATCCGAAGAGGATAGTGGTGCCGATGCGCTTAAAAAATTACGAGAGCGTCTTAAAACGTGCGTGCAGGAAAAACAGGAATATTTAGACGGCTGGCAGAGAGCAAAAGCTGATTTTCTGAATCTAAAGAAAGAGACGGTGGCGGAAAAAGAACGCTTTGCGAAATTTGCAACCGAGGATATCATTCACGAGCTTCTGGTAGTATTGGACAGTTTCGGTATGGCCTTTGGCAACACTCTCGCATGGGAAAAAGTTGATAAGAATTGGAGGACCGGTGTGGAGCATATTTACGCGCAATTTATGGGGGTTTTAGAACAAAATGGCGTGCAAGTCATTGATCCAAAAGGGGAACATTTTAATCCACACGAGCATGCCTCCCTTGAGGTCATAAAAACAGATAAAAAAGAGGAAGACAACACTGTGGCGGAGGTTGTACAAAAAGGATATCGCTTGCGGGACAAAGTGATCAGAGCCGCACAGGTAAAAATCAAACAATATACAGAGTGA
- the rpsI gene encoding 30S ribosomal protein S9, which yields MTTETNKTKSRYIEAVGRRKTAVARVRLTEAAKNQFVVNDRELNVYFPTGEMQEVVTESFSKSKVPAKFKVSAKITGGGIHAQAEAMRHGISRALVLFDEELRKKLKKAGFLKRDPRVKERRKFGLKKARKAPQWSKR from the coding sequence ATGACAACAGAAACAAACAAAACAAAAAGCAGATACATTGAAGCGGTGGGACGAAGGAAGACCGCCGTGGCGCGCGTGCGCCTGACGGAGGCAGCCAAGAACCAATTTGTAGTGAACGATCGCGAGCTCAACGTGTATTTCCCGACAGGGGAGATGCAGGAGGTAGTAACCGAGTCTTTTTCCAAATCAAAAGTTCCCGCAAAATTCAAGGTTTCCGCCAAGATAACGGGAGGAGGCATTCACGCTCAAGCTGAAGCAATGCGGCACGGGATCTCGCGCGCGCTTGTTTTGTTTGACGAGGAGCTCAGAAAAAAACTCAAAAAAGCCGGGTTTCTTAAGCGCGATCCGCGCGTGAAAGAGCGAAGAAAGTTCGGTTTGAAAAAAGCTCGCAAAGCGCCACAATGGAGCAAACGCTAG